From one Ignavibacteria bacterium genomic stretch:
- a CDS encoding aminoacyl-tRNA hydrolase, whose translation MILLCGLGNPGAEYAGTRHNIGFMAADAIARHFNVTFSKQSRLLGKPLFESAALTHAGTRYTVIKPLTFMNNSGSAVAYVAGKLGIAPTQIVTMVDEYNFPVGTVRLSFGGSSGGHNGTQDVIDRLGTRDFWRLRLGISRDFGPGELVQYVLSPFPPNQLGDVTNMLESVQDLKILKGLQTDAGRGR comes from the coding sequence ATGATCCTGCTGTGCGGTTTGGGTAATCCGGGGGCTGAGTATGCCGGGACCCGACATAATATCGGCTTCATGGCCGCCGATGCCATTGCCCGCCACTTCAATGTTACGTTTTCCAAACAGTCACGCCTGCTTGGCAAACCCCTGTTCGAGAGCGCTGCCCTTACCCATGCCGGCACCCGCTACACGGTGATAAAGCCCCTTACCTTTATGAATAACTCCGGTAGCGCGGTTGCCTACGTTGCCGGTAAACTTGGCATCGCCCCCACACAAATCGTGACCATGGTTGATGAGTATAACTTCCCGGTAGGCACCGTGCGGCTAAGCTTTGGGGGAAGCTCGGGCGGACACAACGGCACGCAGGATGTGATTGACCGGCTGGGCACCCGCGACTTCTGGCGCCTGCGCCTTGGCATCAGCCGCGACTTCGGACCGGGCGAGCTGGTACAGTACGTGCTGAGTCCGTTCCCACCAAACCAACTCGGTGATGTGACAAACATGCTGGAGTCAGTGCAGGATCTGAAGATTCTAAAGGGGCTTCAGACAGACGCAGGTCGGGGCAGATAA
- a CDS encoding LON peptidase substrate-binding domain-containing protein, with protein MILSILPLPKVLLPGTQLPVHIYEPEQRLFVVESMRNQSVFGVTLIEGNRLNTVGCTARVVMMNRNFPDEHMELVIEGVQRFKIRKVLEHNRHHALAKVFLIPEQAEPFDLKLVTDSIATYNEVVQKIFGKGNFVIDLTNLPDDNLSYIMATKAGLDIDQMQIILELKTENTRLEVLTEHMRRILPTLENAETRYRLMRYDGYLPPQRFPPFNPFNPFDFRL; from the coding sequence GTGATACTCTCTATTCTGCCATTGCCAAAAGTGCTCCTGCCGGGAACTCAGTTGCCGGTACACATCTATGAGCCGGAGCAGCGGCTGTTTGTTGTGGAAAGCATGCGCAACCAATCGGTGTTCGGCGTAACCCTGATAGAAGGGAACAGGCTGAACACCGTTGGATGCACGGCACGCGTGGTTATGATGAACCGGAATTTCCCCGATGAACACATGGAGCTGGTGATTGAAGGTGTACAGCGTTTTAAAATCCGTAAGGTGCTGGAACATAACCGACACCATGCGCTGGCCAAGGTTTTCCTGATACCGGAGCAGGCAGAACCGTTCGACCTTAAGCTTGTTACCGACAGCATTGCTACCTATAACGAAGTTGTTCAGAAGATTTTTGGCAAGGGCAATTTTGTTATCGACCTGACCAACCTTCCGGATGACAACCTCTCGTACATCATGGCTACCAAGGCCGGTCTGGATATTGACCAGATGCAGATTATCCTGGAACTGAAAACCGAAAACACACGCCTTGAAGTCCTCACCGAACACATGCGCCGTATCCTGCCCACCCTTGAAAATGCCGAAACCAGGTATCGGCTGATGCGGTACGATGGCTACCTGCCACCCCAACGGTTCCCACCGTTCAACCCGTTCAACCCGTTTGACTTCCGATTATGA